The Streptomyces sp. NBC_00162 genome window below encodes:
- a CDS encoding aspartate aminotransferase family protein — protein sequence MNAEAHDLAAAKDAVKAADRKHVFHSWSAQELIDPLAVAGAEGSYFWDYDGNRYLDFSSALVYTNIGYQHPKVAAAIQEQAARLCTVAPGFAVDVRSEAARLIAERTPGDLDKIFFTNAGAEAVENAVRMARLHTGRPKVLSAYRSYHGATSTAINLTGDARRFGNDTATAGVVHFWGPFAYRSPFYAATEAEECERALRHLEDTIVFEGPQSIAAIILETVGGAPGVLVPPTGYLPGVRALCDRYGIVFILDEIMVGFGRTGRWFASEHWDVVPDLLCFAKGVTSGYVPLGGVAISAAIADTFARRPYPGGLTYSGHVLACAAAVATINVMEEEGIVEQSARTGAELLGPGLRALAERHPSVGEVRGLGTFWALELVRDAATREPLVPYNASGADNAPMAAFGAACKKGGLWPLVAGNRIHVAPACNISAQDVAKGLEILDEALSVADAHMA from the coding sequence ATGAACGCAGAAGCTCACGACCTCGCCGCCGCGAAGGACGCTGTGAAAGCCGCCGACCGGAAGCACGTCTTCCACTCCTGGTCGGCGCAGGAACTCATCGACCCGCTCGCCGTCGCCGGGGCCGAGGGATCGTACTTCTGGGACTACGACGGCAACCGCTACCTCGACTTCTCCAGCGCCCTCGTCTACACCAACATCGGGTACCAGCACCCGAAGGTCGCCGCGGCCATCCAGGAGCAGGCGGCGCGGCTCTGCACGGTCGCGCCCGGCTTCGCCGTCGACGTCCGCTCCGAGGCGGCGCGGCTGATCGCCGAGCGCACCCCGGGCGACCTCGACAAGATCTTCTTCACCAACGCCGGGGCCGAGGCCGTCGAGAACGCCGTCCGCATGGCCCGGCTGCACACCGGCCGGCCCAAGGTGCTGTCCGCGTACCGCTCGTACCACGGCGCCACCTCCACCGCGATCAACCTGACCGGTGACGCCCGACGCTTCGGCAACGACACCGCGACCGCAGGCGTCGTGCACTTCTGGGGCCCCTTCGCCTACCGCTCGCCCTTCTACGCGGCCACCGAGGCCGAGGAGTGCGAGCGGGCCCTGCGCCACCTCGAGGACACCATCGTCTTCGAGGGCCCGCAGTCCATCGCCGCGATCATCCTGGAGACCGTCGGCGGCGCCCCGGGCGTCCTCGTGCCCCCGACCGGCTACCTGCCCGGCGTCCGCGCGCTCTGCGACCGCTACGGCATCGTCTTCATCCTCGACGAGATCATGGTCGGCTTCGGGCGCACCGGCAGGTGGTTCGCCTCCGAGCACTGGGACGTCGTCCCCGACCTGCTGTGCTTCGCCAAGGGCGTGACCAGCGGATACGTGCCGCTCGGCGGGGTCGCCATCTCGGCCGCCATCGCCGACACCTTCGCGCGCCGGCCCTACCCGGGCGGGCTGACGTACTCCGGACACGTGCTGGCCTGCGCCGCCGCCGTCGCGACGATCAACGTCATGGAGGAGGAGGGCATCGTCGAGCAGTCCGCCCGCACCGGCGCCGAGCTGCTCGGTCCCGGGCTGCGCGCGCTCGCCGAGCGGCACCCCTCGGTCGGGGAGGTCCGCGGCCTGGGCACCTTCTGGGCTCTGGAACTCGTACGGGACGCGGCGACGCGCGAGCCGCTGGTTCCGTACAACGCCTCCGGGGCGGACAACGCGCCGATGGCCGCCTTCGGGGCCGCCTGCAAGAAGGGCGGGCTCTGGCCGCTCGTCGCCGGCAACCGCATCCACGTCGCACCGGCCTGCAACATCTCGGCGCAGGACGTCGCCAAGGGGCTGGAGATCCTCGACGAGGCCCTCTCGGTCGCGGATGCGCACATGGCCTGA
- the pucL gene encoding factor-independent urate hydroxylase, whose translation MSKHVLAQNQYGKAENRIVKVTRKGGDGSWHEIRDLNVSVALRGEFRDVHLTGDNANCLPTDTTKNTVYAFGKEHGIDSPEAFGILLAKHFVSSQQPIREAQIRIEEYVWDRIPVPTRKEQHSFVRKGQEVRTAQITYSETTGLQVISGLKDLTVMNSTNSEFHGYIKDKYTTLQEAYDRILATKVTARWAHSALAADDASYDWDQSYKKVRKNMLEAFAETYSYSLQQTLNQMAERVLDNCPKVNEVRLNLPNKHHFLVDLEPFGLKNDNEVYFAADRMYGLIEGTVHRDGVQPVIATSDWIVA comes from the coding sequence ATGAGCAAGCACGTCCTCGCGCAGAACCAGTACGGCAAGGCCGAGAACCGCATCGTCAAGGTCACCCGCAAGGGCGGCGACGGCTCGTGGCACGAGATCCGCGACCTCAACGTGTCGGTCGCGCTCCGCGGTGAGTTCCGCGACGTCCACCTGACCGGCGACAACGCCAACTGCCTGCCGACCGACACCACCAAGAACACGGTGTACGCCTTCGGCAAGGAACACGGCATCGACTCCCCCGAGGCCTTCGGCATCCTCCTCGCCAAGCACTTCGTCTCCTCTCAGCAGCCGATCCGCGAGGCGCAGATCCGCATCGAGGAGTACGTGTGGGACCGCATCCCGGTCCCGACGCGCAAGGAGCAGCACTCCTTCGTCCGCAAGGGCCAGGAGGTGCGCACCGCACAGATCACGTACAGCGAGACGACGGGCCTCCAGGTCATCTCGGGTCTGAAGGACCTGACGGTGATGAACTCGACCAACTCCGAGTTCCACGGCTACATCAAGGACAAGTACACGACCCTCCAGGAGGCGTACGACCGCATCCTGGCGACCAAGGTCACCGCGCGCTGGGCGCACTCGGCGCTGGCCGCCGACGACGCCTCCTACGACTGGGACCAGTCGTACAAGAAGGTCCGCAAGAACATGCTGGAAGCCTTCGCGGAGACGTACTCGTACTCGCTGCAGCAGACCCTGAACCAGATGGCCGAGCGCGTGCTCGACAACTGCCCCAAGGTCAACGAGGTACGCCTCAACCTCCCCAACAAGCACCACTTCCTCGTCGACCTGGAGCCCTTCGGCCTCAAGAACGACAACGAGGTCTACTTCGCGGCGGACCGGATGTACGGCCTCATCGAGGGCACCGTCCACCGCGACGGCGTGCAGCCGGTGATCGCCACCTCCGACTGGATCGTCGCGTAA
- a CDS encoding RidA family protein, giving the protein MTRSIINPAGLHTPTGYGYSHIVSAPGEQVFIAGQYGSDDSGHVVSEDFADQVAQAFANLRTALAAVGLGPADVVRIGTYIVGHDERKLAVLLKELDATWGTELPAQTLIGVAALALPGMLFEVDAVAVRPA; this is encoded by the coding sequence ATGACGCGCAGCATCATCAACCCGGCAGGACTCCACACCCCGACCGGCTACGGCTACAGCCACATCGTGTCCGCCCCCGGCGAGCAGGTCTTCATAGCCGGCCAGTACGGCTCCGACGACAGCGGTCACGTGGTCTCCGAGGACTTCGCCGACCAGGTCGCGCAGGCCTTCGCCAACCTCCGCACCGCCCTCGCCGCCGTCGGCCTCGGCCCGGCCGACGTGGTCCGCATCGGCACGTACATCGTCGGCCACGACGAGCGGAAGCTGGCGGTCCTCCTCAAGGAGCTGGACGCCACCTGGGGCACCGAGCTGCCCGCGCAGACCCTGATCGGGGTGGCCGCGCTCGCCCTGCCCGGCATGCTCTTCGAGGTCGACGCGGTGGCGGTGCGCCCCGCCTGA
- a CDS encoding class F sortase: MPRAKSVVTALTVVLLATGIGALQRTEGAAPAAATTDDALPSRALGLSDHRRLARQREHAGEHVPGHGARSPRTAAGPLRPVTGPLRAARPLRLRVPSLGIDVPVTGSPDGTGRTGATGSTGSTDRPDGTDGNDGRDEASWQTGGPAPGSAGTAVISGAGLDLAGLQRGRTVEISRDDGRTAVFTVIRLSPGASGGREDRAGRSQLRLVGGETAVLARLTGQRRGR, from the coding sequence ATGCCCCGCGCCAAGTCGGTCGTCACCGCGCTGACGGTGGTTCTGCTGGCCACCGGGATCGGGGCGCTGCAACGCACCGAGGGCGCCGCCCCCGCGGCCGCGACCACCGACGACGCACTGCCCTCGCGGGCGCTGGGACTGTCCGACCACCGGCGTCTGGCCCGGCAGCGGGAGCATGCCGGTGAGCACGTCCCCGGGCACGGCGCACGGTCGCCGAGGACGGCCGCGGGCCCGTTGCGGCCGGTCACCGGACCCCTGCGGGCCGCACGGCCGCTGCGGCTGCGCGTCCCGAGCCTGGGCATCGACGTTCCGGTGACCGGCTCGCCCGACGGAACCGGGAGGACCGGCGCGACCGGCTCGACCGGCTCGACCGACCGTCCCGACGGGACCGACGGGAACGACGGCCGGGACGAAGCCTCCTGGCAGACCGGCGGACCGGCACCCGGGTCGGCCGGAACCGCCGTGATCAGCGGAGCCGGCCTGGACCTCGCCGGGCTTCAGCGGGGCCGGACCGTCGAGATCTCCCGCGACGACGGCCGGACGGCCGTGTTCACCGTCATCCGGCTCTCCCCGGGCGCGTCCGGCGGCCGCGAGGACCGGGCCGGACGGTCCCAACTGCGCCTGGTCGGCGGCGAAACCGCCGTACTGGCCCGGCTGACGGGGCAGCGCCGGGGCCGCTGA
- a CDS encoding SigB/SigF/SigG family RNA polymerase sigma factor, whose translation MHRTDLTDVATHEARALSVSLFRRLAELEEGSAEFSYVRNTLVELNLSLVKYAARRFRGRSEPMEDIVQVGTIGLIKAINRFDPERGVEFTSFAMPTITGEIKRFFRDTSWAVKVPRRLQELRIDTAKAHDVLEQELGREPTDAELARQLGVTPEELAEGRKAASAYSARSLDAPAQEDGDRDSGADPPSLGEEEPAYDRIECLESLKPILARLPERDRTLLSLRFGQELTQSEIGDRLGLSQMHVSRLLTRTLEQLRTGLLTDPDEADGTDGTDGTDDEDKAVPAAG comes from the coding sequence ATGCACCGTACAGACCTCACAGACGTCGCAACCCACGAGGCCAGGGCCCTCTCCGTGTCCCTGTTCCGGAGGCTGGCCGAGCTGGAGGAGGGCAGCGCTGAGTTCAGTTACGTCCGCAACACCCTGGTCGAGCTGAACCTCAGCCTGGTGAAGTACGCCGCCCGGCGGTTCCGCGGCCGCAGCGAGCCGATGGAGGACATCGTCCAGGTCGGCACGATCGGCCTGATCAAGGCCATCAACCGCTTCGACCCGGAGCGCGGGGTGGAGTTCACCTCGTTCGCGATGCCGACGATCACCGGGGAGATCAAGCGGTTCTTCCGGGACACCAGCTGGGCCGTGAAGGTCCCCCGCCGGCTCCAGGAGCTGCGGATCGACACGGCCAAGGCACACGACGTCCTGGAGCAGGAACTCGGCCGTGAGCCCACGGACGCCGAGCTCGCTAGGCAGCTGGGCGTCACGCCCGAGGAGCTGGCGGAGGGCCGCAAGGCCGCGTCCGCGTACTCCGCGCGCTCCCTGGACGCCCCGGCCCAGGAGGACGGCGACCGGGACTCGGGCGCCGACCCGCCGTCTCTCGGCGAGGAGGAGCCGGCGTACGACCGCATCGAGTGCCTGGAGTCCCTCAAGCCGATCCTGGCCCGCCTGCCCGAGCGGGACCGCACCCTGCTCTCCCTGCGGTTCGGGCAGGAGCTGACGCAGTCCGAGATCGGCGACCGGCTGGGCCTGTCGCAGATGCACGTGTCCCGCCTGCTGACCCGCACCCTGGAGCAGCTGCGCACCGGGCTGCTCACCGACCCCGACGAGGCGGACGGGACGGACGGGACGGACGGGACGGACGACGAGGACAAGGCGGTGCCTGCGGCCGGCTAG
- a CDS encoding sensor histidine kinase — translation MRALSSLRWKIALTTTAVCCMVAAALGILVHNVVARQIVGEVRTKADAELDHALGHYEYGTSHGDVNVALDPPGLPERLRELVARGDTGSMVGHRGDEPVMWAAAPADEQTLAIWIPYGNTRDRLRDIDTAILASSIIAAGAVALAGLFLADRISRRLATTAAVARRISAGDLDARVGLPADDGGGGGDDRRPARSRDEVRDVAQALDSMAGSLQDRLEAEKRFTADVAHELRTPLTGSLAAAALLPAGRPKEMINDRLKALHLLTEDLLEISRLDSGVERAELARVELGRAVRRAVTGSGRDATVRVVRDAVVLTDRRRLDRILANLLVNSHKHGRPPVEVTVEGPVVAVRDHGPGYPSELIEQGPQRFRTGDPGRGRGHGLGLTIVAGQAAVLEIELTFANAPGGGAVTTLRLPVGRLPEAS, via the coding sequence ATGCGCGCGTTGAGCAGCCTGCGCTGGAAGATCGCCCTGACCACCACGGCAGTGTGCTGCATGGTCGCCGCCGCGCTCGGGATTTTGGTGCACAACGTGGTCGCCCGGCAGATCGTCGGGGAGGTCCGCACGAAGGCGGACGCGGAGCTGGACCACGCCCTCGGCCACTACGAGTACGGCACCTCCCACGGCGACGTGAACGTCGCCCTGGACCCGCCCGGCCTGCCGGAGCGGCTGCGCGAGCTGGTCGCGCGCGGGGACACCGGCAGCATGGTCGGCCACCGCGGGGACGAGCCGGTCATGTGGGCGGCCGCACCGGCCGACGAGCAAACCCTGGCGATCTGGATCCCGTACGGGAACACCCGCGACCGGCTGCGGGACATCGACACGGCGATCCTCGCCTCCTCGATCATCGCGGCCGGTGCGGTCGCGCTGGCCGGCCTGTTCCTCGCCGACCGGATCAGCCGGCGGCTCGCGACCACGGCCGCCGTGGCCCGCCGGATCAGCGCCGGGGACCTGGACGCGCGGGTGGGTCTCCCGGCCGACGACGGTGGTGGGGGTGGGGACGACCGGCGGCCGGCCCGCTCCCGGGACGAGGTACGGGACGTGGCGCAGGCGCTGGACTCGATGGCCGGGTCACTCCAGGACCGGCTGGAGGCGGAGAAACGGTTCACCGCGGATGTGGCGCACGAACTGCGCACCCCGCTCACGGGCTCGCTCGCCGCGGCGGCGCTGCTGCCGGCGGGCCGCCCCAAGGAAATGATCAACGACCGGCTCAAGGCCTTGCACCTGCTCACCGAGGACCTGCTGGAGATCTCCCGGCTGGACTCCGGCGTCGAACGGGCCGAACTCGCCCGGGTGGAGCTGGGCCGGGCGGTACGCCGGGCGGTCACCGGGAGCGGGCGGGACGCGACGGTACGGGTGGTCCGGGACGCTGTGGTGCTCACCGACCGGCGCCGCCTGGACCGGATCCTGGCCAACCTGCTGGTCAACTCCCACAAGCACGGCCGGCCGCCGGTCGAGGTGACCGTGGAGGGCCCGGTGGTGGCGGTCCGCGACCACGGCCCCGGATATCCGTCCGAGCTGATCGAGCAGGGCCCTCAGCGGTTCCGCACCGGAGACCCGGGGCGCGGCCGGGGCCACGGGCTGGGGCTGACGATCGTGGCCGGCCAGGCGGCCGTGCTGGAGATCGAGCTGACCTTCGCCAACGCGCCCGGCGGGGGCGCGGTGACCACCCTCAGGCTGCCCGTCGGACGGCTGCCGGAAGCGAGTTGA
- a CDS encoding PhoX family protein, with translation MRKLLPLIGNPHGSGRSALTCRYRCGDACFHEVPNTSDNEYAGDVIARAYSRRAMLRTAAVVTVATAAGTAIALSGPGQSANAAPAGEAEAAGAGKSGEAARGLRFKPVAPNTADQVTVPEGHEQNVVIRWGEPILKGAPGFNADKQTAAAQAGQFGYNNDFLSLLPLGDKYERQQLLVANHEYTDEILMFKGYDPAKPTREQVEIAWAAHGLSVVVVQEDHRSGKLTAVTRHQLNRRLTATSEFKLTGPAAGSALLKTSVDATGTKVLGTLNNCAGGTTPWGTTLHGEENFNQYFGNAGQVTDPTAAARLKRYGVTAGATERKWELFDKRFDVAQEPNESHRFGWVVELDPYDVNSVPRKRTALGRFKHEAAQPRLTEDGRPVVYMGDDERFDYFYKFVSSKQMKKGDSRAAKEHNLTLLDEGTLYVAKLTGDSPAAELDGTGKLPADGEFDGTGVWIKLATGNVSHVEGMTAEEVYVFTRQAADKVGATKMDRPEDVEPSPRTGRVYIALTNNTDRGKPGKEGATEANPRNLNKHGQILELAENFDNPAGDGFAWRLFLVAGDPNDPATYFAGFPKDKVSPISCPDNVAFDPHGNLWISTDGNQLGSHDGLFGVATSGERRGELKQFLTVPRGAETCGPLIQDKRVLVSVQHPGEIDGASVEKPQSVWPDGPGKIVRPAVVSVWRKDGKNIGV, from the coding sequence GTGCGCAAGCTCCTGCCGCTCATCGGCAACCCGCATGGGAGCGGCCGTTCCGCTCTCACCTGCCGCTACCGCTGTGGCGACGCATGCTTCCACGAGGTGCCCAACACCAGCGACAACGAGTACGCGGGCGATGTCATAGCCCGCGCGTACTCCCGCCGCGCGATGCTGCGCACCGCCGCCGTCGTGACGGTCGCCACCGCCGCCGGTACCGCCATCGCCCTCAGCGGCCCGGGCCAGTCCGCCAACGCCGCCCCCGCCGGTGAGGCCGAGGCCGCCGGCGCCGGCAAGAGCGGCGAGGCCGCCCGCGGTCTGCGCTTCAAGCCCGTCGCGCCGAACACCGCCGACCAGGTCACCGTCCCCGAGGGCCACGAGCAGAACGTGGTCATCCGCTGGGGCGAGCCGATCCTCAAGGGTGCCCCGGGCTTCAACGCCGACAAGCAGACCGCCGCCGCGCAGGCCGGTCAGTTCGGCTACAACAACGACTTCCTGAGCCTCCTCCCGCTCGGCGACAAGTACGAGCGCCAGCAGCTCCTCGTGGCCAACCACGAGTACACGGACGAGATCCTCATGTTCAAGGGCTACGACCCGGCCAAGCCGACCCGCGAGCAGGTGGAGATCGCCTGGGCCGCGCACGGCCTGTCCGTGGTCGTCGTCCAGGAGGACCACCGCAGCGGCAAGCTGACCGCGGTCACCCGCCACCAGCTCAACCGCCGCCTGACCGCCACCAGCGAGTTCAAGCTGACCGGCCCGGCCGCGGGCAGCGCCCTGCTGAAGACCTCCGTCGACGCCACCGGCACCAAGGTGCTCGGCACCCTCAACAACTGCGCCGGCGGCACCACCCCGTGGGGCACCACCCTCCACGGCGAGGAGAACTTCAACCAGTACTTCGGCAACGCCGGCCAGGTCACCGACCCGACCGCGGCCGCCCGCCTGAAGCGCTACGGCGTGACCGCCGGCGCCACCGAGCGCAAGTGGGAGCTGTTCGACAAGCGCTTCGACGTGGCGCAGGAGCCCAACGAGTCGCACCGCTTCGGCTGGGTCGTCGAGCTGGACCCGTACGACGTGAACTCCGTCCCGCGCAAGCGCACCGCGCTCGGCCGCTTCAAGCACGAGGCCGCGCAGCCCCGCCTGACCGAGGACGGCCGCCCGGTCGTCTACATGGGCGACGACGAGCGCTTCGACTACTTCTACAAGTTCGTCTCGTCGAAGCAGATGAAGAAGGGCGACTCGCGCGCGGCGAAGGAGCACAACCTCACGCTGCTCGACGAGGGCACCCTCTACGTCGCCAAGCTCACCGGCGACTCCCCGGCCGCCGAGCTCGACGGCACCGGCAAGCTCCCCGCCGACGGCGAGTTCGACGGCACCGGCGTCTGGATCAAGCTCGCCACGGGCAACGTCTCGCACGTCGAGGGCATGACCGCCGAGGAGGTGTACGTCTTCACGCGCCAGGCCGCCGACAAGGTGGGCGCCACGAAGATGGACCGCCCCGAGGACGTCGAGCCCTCCCCGCGCACCGGCCGCGTCTACATCGCGCTGACCAACAACACCGACCGCGGCAAGCCGGGCAAGGAAGGCGCGACCGAGGCCAACCCGCGCAACCTGAACAAGCACGGCCAGATCCTGGAGCTCGCCGAGAACTTCGACAACCCGGCCGGCGACGGCTTCGCCTGGCGGCTCTTCCTGGTCGCCGGTGACCCGAACGACCCGGCGACGTACTTCGCGGGCTTCCCGAAGGACAAGGTCAGCCCGATCTCCTGCCCGGACAACGTGGCCTTCGACCCGCACGGCAACCTGTGGATCTCCACGGACGGCAACCAGCTCGGCTCGCACGACGGCCTGTTCGGCGTGGCGACCTCCGGTGAGCGCCGCGGTGAGCTGAAGCAGTTCCTGACCGTCCCGCGCGGCGCCGAGACCTGCGGCCCGCTCATCCAGGACAAGCGCGTCCTGGTGTCCGTCCAGCACCCGGGCGAGATCGACGGCGCGTCCGTCGAGAAGCCGCAGTCGGTGTGGCCCGACGGCCCCGGCAAGATCGTCCGCCCGGCCGTCGTCTCGGTCTGGCGCAAGGACGGCAAGAACATCGGCGTCTGA
- a CDS encoding RrF2 family transcriptional regulator has translation MSEGVEWALHSCVNLAWSGPDRAVSAARLAAWHDLPAAYLNKQLQALARAGIVTSAPGPRGGFRLARPLAAISLMDVVAAVEGPEEAFRCAEIRQQGPGRSEQGAAAECAIAHAMTRAELAWRKALAAQDLDEIRQQAERQAPEAPERLRAWLAAQ, from the coding sequence ATGAGCGAGGGCGTCGAGTGGGCGCTGCACAGCTGCGTCAACCTCGCGTGGAGCGGACCGGACCGGGCAGTGTCGGCGGCGCGGCTGGCCGCGTGGCACGACCTGCCCGCGGCCTACCTGAACAAGCAGCTCCAGGCGCTGGCCCGGGCGGGCATCGTCACCTCCGCCCCCGGCCCCCGCGGCGGCTTCCGGCTGGCCCGCCCGCTCGCCGCCATCTCGCTCATGGACGTGGTCGCCGCCGTCGAGGGTCCCGAGGAGGCCTTCCGGTGCGCGGAGATCCGGCAGCAGGGGCCCGGGCGTTCGGAGCAGGGGGCGGCCGCCGAGTGCGCCATCGCGCACGCCATGACCCGGGCCGAACTGGCCTGGCGCAAGGCCCTGGCGGCGCAGGACCTCGACGAGATCCGGCAACAGGCCGAACGTCAGGCCCCCGAGGCCCCGGAGCGGCTCCGCGCCTGGCTCGCCGCGCAGTAG
- a CDS encoding ATP-binding protein, which yields MAEQTRRLVLGGATTGVVGRCRDFTRKALADWQWPGEAESVEDVLLLVSEVITNACLHGGGPRELVLRHSPERLRVEVSDDSPEPPRRRLPGDRALPGGHGLIVLERLARSWGSVPSQDGRPGKTVWLEVPAGGRPQNTP from the coding sequence GTGGCCGAGCAGACGCGGAGGCTCGTTCTCGGCGGCGCCACGACCGGTGTCGTGGGCCGGTGCCGGGACTTCACCCGCAAGGCGCTGGCCGACTGGCAGTGGCCGGGGGAGGCCGAGTCCGTGGAGGACGTGCTGCTGCTGGTCTCCGAGGTGATCACCAACGCCTGTCTGCACGGCGGCGGCCCCCGGGAGCTGGTCCTGCGGCACAGCCCCGAGCGGCTGCGCGTGGAGGTCAGCGACGACAGCCCCGAGCCGCCGAGGCGGCGGCTGCCCGGCGACCGCGCACTGCCGGGAGGACACGGGCTGATCGTGCTGGAACGGCTCGCGCGCAGCTGGGGCTCGGTGCCGTCGCAGGACGGCCGGCCGGGCAAGACCGTCTGGCTGGAGGTCCCGGCGGGCGGTCGCCCCCAGAACACCCCCTAG
- a CDS encoding FUSC family protein, whose product MAPPAWLLKGLRPSSAPIPWAAVARAAVALSAPLAVGFALDEPEYGALVSMGALSGVISDTADAYRMRILNIAVPQLFGAVGVAVGTLVFGHGWLAVGVLTLVALVSGMISSIGTVASVSGLLLLLNAVIGAGLPLPQPWWTAPLLLSAGGLFVLALSLLGWPLRGRLPERTAVAATYRALADSLEAAGGPGPVYEERRQQVTQSLNQAYDLVLGRRARVHGRSPSLVRMLAQLNVVIPLVEAAPAAHLRGRPLPPEIPASVRDLADAVEEGRTGTPVLELPAPHTPAERAVDSALRHAAAIVYLPEPDLHNVDDRLGRPAALRVRARRAVRDTMFSEASWRYGLRLALCIGLAQSLVSVIEVERSYWVALTVTFVLKPDFGSVFSRAVLRAVGTAAGLVVAAAVLAEVPRGWWDVPVMMVLAALIPAFSVKGYAFQTAAITPVILLLSDQLNHEGFDLIRPRLLDSLIGCAIALVAGYVLWPESWHTRIGDRLADTVDDAARYVERAFAPVADEAALAAARTARVHARRRIYRDLSGVRSEFQRALTEPPPTGARAAAWWPLVVAVERIVDATTAARVRVNHGAEPPVAGEVEGIVRQLRELAERVRSSTTPVRVDAEPEGEQSRVLAPVHQEIAAALAIAHPGR is encoded by the coding sequence ATGGCCCCGCCCGCCTGGCTGCTCAAAGGGCTGCGGCCGAGCAGCGCGCCGATCCCCTGGGCCGCCGTGGCGCGCGCGGCGGTCGCGCTGTCCGCCCCGCTCGCCGTCGGATTCGCCCTGGACGAGCCCGAGTACGGCGCGCTCGTGTCCATGGGCGCACTGTCCGGGGTCATCAGCGACACCGCCGACGCCTACCGGATGCGGATCCTGAACATCGCCGTTCCGCAGCTCTTCGGCGCCGTGGGCGTGGCAGTGGGCACCCTGGTCTTCGGACACGGCTGGCTGGCCGTCGGCGTCCTCACCCTCGTCGCCCTGGTCTCCGGGATGATCTCCTCGATCGGCACGGTCGCCTCCGTCTCCGGGCTGCTGCTCCTGCTCAACGCCGTGATCGGCGCCGGACTGCCGCTGCCGCAGCCCTGGTGGACGGCCCCCCTGCTGCTGAGCGCGGGCGGGCTGTTCGTGCTCGCGCTGTCCCTGCTGGGCTGGCCGCTGCGCGGCCGCCTGCCGGAGCGCACGGCCGTCGCCGCCACCTACCGGGCCCTGGCCGACTCCCTCGAGGCCGCGGGCGGACCCGGCCCCGTCTACGAGGAGCGCCGCCAGCAGGTCACCCAGTCCCTGAACCAGGCCTACGACCTGGTGCTGGGCCGACGTGCCCGGGTGCACGGGCGCAGCCCCTCGCTGGTGCGGATGCTGGCCCAGCTCAACGTGGTGATCCCGCTGGTGGAAGCCGCCCCCGCCGCACACCTGCGCGGCCGACCGCTGCCGCCCGAGATCCCGGCGTCCGTACGGGACCTGGCCGACGCCGTCGAAGAGGGCCGCACCGGAACCCCCGTACTCGAGCTGCCCGCACCGCACACCCCGGCCGAGCGGGCCGTCGACTCGGCCCTGCGGCACGCGGCGGCCATCGTGTACCTCCCCGAACCCGATCTGCACAACGTCGACGACCGGCTCGGCCGGCCGGCCGCCCTGCGGGTCCGGGCCCGGCGCGCGGTGCGCGACACCATGTTCTCCGAGGCCTCCTGGCGGTACGGACTGCGGCTCGCGCTGTGCATCGGGCTCGCGCAGTCGCTCGTCTCCGTGATCGAGGTCGAGCGGTCCTACTGGGTCGCGCTGACCGTCACCTTCGTCCTCAAGCCCGACTTCGGCTCGGTGTTCTCGCGGGCCGTGCTGCGCGCGGTCGGCACCGCGGCCGGGCTGGTCGTCGCCGCCGCCGTGCTGGCCGAGGTGCCGCGGGGCTGGTGGGACGTGCCGGTGATGATGGTGCTCGCCGCGCTGATCCCCGCCTTCTCGGTCAAGGGGTACGCCTTCCAGACCGCCGCGATCACCCCGGTGATCCTGCTGCTCTCGGACCAGCTCAACCACGAGGGCTTCGACCTGATCCGGCCGCGCCTGCTGGACAGTCTGATCGGCTGCGCCATCGCCCTCGTCGCGGGCTACGTGCTGTGGCCGGAGAGCTGGCACACCCGGATCGGGGACCGGCTCGCCGACACCGTGGACGACGCCGCCCGGTACGTCGAGCGGGCCTTCGCGCCGGTCGCGGACGAGGCCGCGCTCGCGGCGGCGCGCACCGCCCGCGTGCACGCCAGGCGGCGGATCTACCGGGACCTGTCTGGCGTGCGCAGCGAGTTCCAGCGGGCCCTGACCGAGCCCCCGCCGACGGGGGCCCGGGCCGCCGCCTGGTGGCCGCTCGTGGTGGCCGTCGAGCGCATCGTGGACGCGACCACCGCCGCCCGGGTCCGGGTCAACCACGGGGCGGAGCCGCCCGTCGCGGGCGAGGTGGAGGGGATCGTGCGGCAGCTGCGCGAACTGGCCGAGCGGGTGCGCAGCAGCACGACCCCGGTACGGGTCGACGCAGAGCCGGAGGGCGAGCAGTCGAGGGTCCTCGCCCCGGTCCACCAGGAGATCGCCGCGGCCCTCGCCATCGCCCACCCGGGGCGCTGA